The Streptomyces cathayae DNA segment CAGTGACCGGCTGAGCGTTCACCGCGACGACGAGATGAAGCACGAACTGCAGGGTCTGCTCAGGTCAGGGCATCCCACCCGGACCGAGGAGTGGAACGACCCGGAGCCGTTCGCCGAGGACGACCCCGCGGTCGCGCACGGCCCGGTGACGCCGAACCGTGGACCGACGTCGCTGGAGTCGGTGCGGCTGGAGCTGGCCCGGCTCCTGAGCCGGGGGGCGTTCCCCGCGGGTCCGCGCGAGCTGATGCGCACCCTGGACCGGCGGTACGCGCCCGACACCCTCGTCGAGGCGCTGGGCCGGCTGCCGCGACAGGCCCGCTACGACAGCCTCCAGGAGCTGGCCGAGGCACTGACGCGGCCCCAGGAGACGAGCAGCCCGTAGCCGGTCGGTCCTGACGGACCAGAGCGTCTTGCACGAACTGCACGAACTGAAGGAAAGGACGTAGTCCCCCATGCGTATCGCATTCCTCGTCGCGACCGAGGGCGTCGAGCAGGTCGAGCTGACCGAGCCGTGGGAGGCGGCCCTCGGCGCCGGTCACGAACCCGTGCTCGTGTCGACCCGGCCGGGCGAGATCCAGGCGTTCGACCATCTCGACAAGGCGGACACCTTCCCGGTGCAGGAGGTCGTCGGCGACACGTCCGCCGACTCCTTCGGCGGGCTGGTGCTGCCGGGCGGGGTGGCCAACCCGGACCTGCTGCGCACGGACGAGAAGGCCGTCGCGTTCGTCCGGGACTTCTTCGGACAGGGGCGGCCCGTCGCCGCGATCTGCCACGCGCCCTGGACCCTCATCGAGGCGGACGTGGTCCGCGGGAGGGAGCTGACCAGCTGGCCGAGTCTGCGGACCGATCTCCGTAACGCCGGTGCCACCTGGGTCGACGAGCAGGTGAAGATCTGCGACCACGAGTCCGCCAAGCTGGTCACCAGCCGCAAGCCGGACGACCTCGAGGCGTTCTGCGAGGCGTATCTGAAGGTGTTCGCCGCGGAAGCGGCCTGAACGACCTGAACCGCTTGAACGGCCTGAACGAGCCGGGACCCGCGCCCCGCGGGTCCCGGCTCCTCACGGGGTCCGTCAGGTGCCCGGGTCCACGGGTGTCGCCCTGTCCGCGCCGCTCCGTTCCCGGGCCCCCGCGCGGGTGCGGCCCGCCGCCACCGGGCGGCGCGGATGACGGCGGAGGTACTCGCCCTCCAGCTGCGCCATACGGTCGTTGTGGACCCGCAACGCGTCGTCGGAGCCGTGCAGCAGCGTGTCGTGACGCGTGCGATGGATGTTCTCCAGCTCCTTCATGAGCTGCTGGTCGTCCAGGCGGTTCGGCTCGACTCCGGCCATCGTGATGCCCCGCTCGTCGTAGGCGTAACCTGCGGTCCGGATACCCGCCCGGGGAGGCCACGGGACCCGCGTCCCTGCACCCACTCTACGAACATCCCGGTCCCCGAACATCCCGGCCGGCTCCGGGGCCCGAAGGCGCGGCGGGGGCCGCTACCGGGCCCGTTCCACGCGGCGCTCGTCCCACACGGGTTCCGGGGCCTCCCGGACCCTGCCGTCACCGCCGAAGACCAGGTAGCGGTCGAAGGAGCGGGCGAACCAGCGGTCGTGCGTGACGGCCAGCACCGTGCCCTCGAACGCCTCCAGGCCCTCCTGCAACGCCTCCGCCGACTCCAGGTCCAGGTTGTCGGTCGGCTCGTCGAGCAGCAGCGCCGTCACCCCCTGGAGCTCCAGCAGCAGGATCTGGAACCGGGCCTGCTGACCGCCGGAGAGACGGTCGAAGGTCTGCTCGGCCTGGCCGGTCAGTTCGTAGCGGCGCAGCCGGGACATGGCGGCGCCCCGGTCCTGGGCGTGCTCCTTCCACAGGACGTCCAGGAGCGTGCGGCCCTCCAGCTCGGGGTGCGCGTGGGTCTGCGCGAAGTGTCCGGGGACGACACGGGCGCCGAGCCGCCAGCCGCCCGTGTGCGCCACGTCGTCCCCGGCGAGCAGGCGCAGGAAGTGCGACTTGCCGGAGCCGTTGGAGCCGAGCACGGCGACCCGTTCGCCGTAGAAGACCTCCAGGTCGAACGGTTTCATCAGACCGGTGAGTTCGAGCTGCTCGCAGGTGACCGCGCGCACTCCGGTGCGGCCTCCCTTCAGGCGCATCCTGATGTCCTGCTCGCGCGGCGGCTCCGGCGGCGGGCCGGCCTCCTCGAACTTGCGCAGCCGGGTCTGGGCCGCCCGGTACCGGGACGCCATGTCGGGACTGACGGAGGCGGCCTGCCGGAGGTTCAGCACCAGCTTCTTCAGCTGGGCGTGCTTCTCGTCCCACCGCCTGCGCAGTTCCTCGAAGCGGGCGAAGCGTTCGCGCCGGGCGTCGTGGTACGTGGCGAAGCCCCCGCCGTGCACCCAGGCGTCGGCGCCGGTGGGGCTCGGTTCGAGGGAGACGATGCGCCGGGCGGTGCGGGCGAGCAGTTCGCGGTCGTGGGAGACGAGGAGCACGGTCTTGCGGGTCTGTTCGAGTTGCTCCTCGAGCCAGCGCTTGCCGGGGACGTCGAGGTAGTTGTCGGGCTCGTCGAGGAGCAGGACCTCGTCGGTGCCGCGCAGCAGCGCTTCGAGGACCAGGCGTTTCTGCTCGCCGCCGGAGAGGGTGCGCACCTGGCGTTGCTGCGCCTTGTCGTAGGGGATGCCGAGTGCGGCCGTCGTGCACATGTCCCACAGCGTCTCGGCCTCGTAGCCGCGCGCCTCGGCCCAGTCGGCGAGGGCCTGCGCGTACCTCATCTGGGCGCTCTCGTCCCCGGCGACGTGCAGCGCGTGCTCGGCCTTGTCGACGGTGCGGGCGGCCTCGCGGATGCGGGGCGTGGCGACGGAGACGAGGAGGTCGCGCACGGTCGTTCCGTCCCGTACGGAACCCACGAACTGGCGCATGACGCCGAGGCCGCCGCTGACCGTGACGGAGCCGCCGTGCGGCTTGAGTTCGCCGGCGAGGAGGCGCAGGAGTGTCGTCTTGCCCGCGCCGTTGGGTCCCACGAGGGCGGTGACGGCCCCTTCGCCCACACGGAAGGACACGTCGCCCAGGAGCGGCCTCCCGTCGGGGAGGTGGTACTCCAGGTACGCGGCTTCGAGATGACCCATGGGACGCGATTGTCCGGGGCGTCGGCGCAGGGGGCAAACGGTTTTGCCGGCCGGGCGGGCGGGGCGCCCGGCACACATCGGGCCGCCCGGAATGTGAGACGCGGGTCTCAGGATACGGCCGGGGTGCGTATCGTGACGGTCGTTCACGGAGATCGGGTACGCCATGACCGGACGACGAGAAGGGACGGGCTCACCATGCCTCCATCACGGGAGACCGCCGTCTACACCCACGGGCACCACGAGTCGGTGCTGCGGTCGCACACCTGGCGGACCGCGGCCAACTCGGCGGCGTACCTCCTCGGGGTACTGACGCCCGGCATGCGGATCCTGGACGTCGGTTGCGGGCCCGGCACCATCACCGCCGACCTGGCCGGGCTCGTCCCCGACGGACACGTCACCGGTCTCGACCGGGCGCCGGGCATCCTGGAGCAGGCCGGTGCCACGGCGGCCGGGCGCGGCCTGACGAACACGGCCTTCGCGGTGGGCGACGTGCACGCGCTGGACTTCCCGGACGACACGTTCAGCGTGGTGCACGCCCACCAGGTGCTCCAGCACGTGGGGGACCCGGTGCGGGCGTTGCGCGAGATGATGCGGGTGACCAGGCCCGGCGGGTTCGTCGCCGTCCGGGACGCGGATTACGCGGCGATGACCTGGTACCCCCTCTCCCCGGGCCTGGACGACTGGCTGGACCTGTACCGGCGGGTGGCCCGGGCCAACGGCGGCGAACCGGATGCCGGCCGGCGGCTGAAGTCCTGGGCGCTGACGGCCGGGTTCACGGACATCACCGCCACCTCGGCCACCTGGACCTACTCGACCGCCGAGGAGCGGGCCTGGTGGAGTTCCCTGTGGGCGGACCGCACGGTGGCGTCGGACTACGCCGAGCGGGCCACCGGGCAGGGCCACGCCACCGGCGGACAACTGCGGGCCGCCGCGGCGGCATGGCGGGAGTGGGGCACGCGGGAGGACGGATGGTTCAGCGTGCTGCACGGAGAAATTCTCTGCCGCAAGGATGCCTGAAACGAGAATTCCGGGTCATCAGAAAGGCAGGAGGTTGACACTATGGTTCCCATTCTGCTGGTTCTGCTTCTGGCCCTGGTTCTTTTCGGCGCCGGTTTCGCGGTGAAGGTGCTCTGGTGGATCGCGTTGGCGGTTCTCGTCGTGTGGCTGCTGGGATTCTTCATGCGCAGCACATCGGCGAGCGGCGGCAGGGGCCGCTGGTACAAGTGGTGAGACGGCGGACGGTCCGGTGACGGAAGGTTTCCGTCACCGGACCGTCCGGGGACTCAGTCCCGCGGCAGCAGCGGTCCGAGCGGCCCGAGGTCCAGATTCAGGTCCTCGGGCCGCAGTCCGTACCGGTCACGCAGTTCCGTCATCCGCTCCTCGAGCAGCATCAGGGTGAGCCCGATGCGCTCCTCCTGCTCCTCCGTCAGGTCTCCCTCGTCGAACCGGCGTACCGCCTGGCGCTCCATGAGCTGGCGCAGCAGTTCCACGACGGTGAGCACCAGTTTGACCAGGTCACGTTCGACCGTGTCCGGTTCCAGGTCGAGCCGGTTGCGCCGGCCGTGCCCCGCGCGCCGGCCTTCGTGCGGCTCGCCGTGATGATCATCGGGGGTGGCCGTCAACGCGACTCCTCGAAGGGCGACGGAACGTTCGCGTTCACCGAGCTGATGAGCGCGTTGAGGTCGATACGGACCAGATCGACGTCCGCGATGCGCAGCGTGATGTCACCGGTGATGACGACTCCGCCGGCCAGGAGCCGGTCCAGCAGATCCACCAGGGCTATCTCCCGGCGCTCGACCACGGTCACGGCCGCTCCCCCTCGGCCGATTCCTCTCCGGCGGACTCTTCCCCGGCGAATGAATAGGCCGCCCAGGGGCCGGTGAGTTCGACGCGTATCCCGGGTGTCCCGTCCTTCGTCCGCTCCACCCTTTCCACGAACTTCTCGGATTCCGCTCGCGGCACGAGATAAGCCGCATTCAACACGTTGCGACCCGACGCACCGGAGAGCGTGGGATTCTGCGGAGCGTGCAGCCGGGAATCCTCGGCGCAGCCGGAGAGCGTCTCGTGCAGCCGGGTCGAAAAGGCCTCGGCCTGCTGCCACAGGTCGTCGTGCGATTTCGTCGCCATGCGCCGTTGGCGCAGGTAGTCCCGGCCCGACGTGGGCTTTTGCGCCGGCGGTGCGGCGGTGTCCGCCGGCCGTTCCGCCTCGATGAAGACCTTCACGCCCCATTCCACCCGGCCGTCCAACCGGTCCAGCGTCCGCAGGAAGCCCTCCTCGCGCGCCTCCATCATCGTCCGTACGCCGCTGTCGTCACGGAACACGGTGCCGAGCCGCAGCGGCAGCGGCGTGGTGACGGTGGTGAGCGCGTCGATGACGCCCTGGTGGGCGCGGGCGACCTCGGTCAGCCAGTCGAGGTCCTCCAGATGCTCGTGGAGGGGCTCCTCGGCGAAGTCCGCCTCCGGCACATGGCTGACGACGGCCACCAGGCCGTGATGGGGCAGCAGCCGGGGCGGATCACCCGCCACACCGGTCAGCTGTGCCTGGAGCGGTGTGCCGAAGGGGCGGCAGATGGCGTAGACGTACCGCAGTCCGGTCACGGGCCCTCCTCCTGCGGCCGGTCGGTCTCCCGGTGACGGCCGGTCTCCTGCGGCCGGTCGGTCCCCCGCCGGCGGCCGGCCTCCAGCGGACGGTCCGTGTCCGACGAACGGCCGGCCGCCAGCGGACGGTCACCCTCCAGTTCGGCCAGCCGCTCACGCAGCTCGGCGTTCTCCCGGGCCAGTTCGGAGCGACGGGCGCGGGAGGAGAGCGCCGGGTCGGTCTCCCACCAGTCGATCCCCATCTCCTTCGCCTTGTCGACGGAAGCCACGACGAGCCGCAGCTTGATGGTGAGCAGTTCGATGTCGAGCAGGTTGATGCGGATGTCGCCCGCGATGACGATGCCCTTGTCGAGCACCCGCTCCAGGATGTCGGCGAGATTGGCGCCGCCACCCTGCCCATAGGGCTCGGGGAGCCGACGGGGCGTCGTCATCGACGGCTCCCGCCTTCGGCGTACTCGGGCTCGTCCTCGGGCTCATACTCGTCCTCGGCCTCGTCCTCATCCTCGTCCTCGTCCGCGCCTTCGTCCTCTTCCTCGTAGGCGTCCTCGTCCTCCTCCTCGTAGCCGCCCTCGGCCGGTTCCTCGTCCGCGGCTTCGTCTGCTTCCTCCTCTTCGTCGTACTCGCCCTCGGCGTCCTCTGTGCCCTCGGCTTCCTCTGCGCCCTCGGCGTCCTCGCCCTCCGGCTCCTCGTCCCCGGGCGGCGACTGTTCCTCCTCCTCTTCGGCGATGGCGTCCTCGTGGCTGCGGACGACCTCACCGTCCTGGATCTCGCCGCGCCAGCTGTCCTCGGCCTCACCCTTGAACGTGATGAAGCGGGCGAAGTTCTTCAGGTCGAGCCGGGCCCGGCGGCCCTGGGCGCGCCAGATGTTGCCGGTCTTCTCGAAGAAACCCGAGGGGTAGTACTCGATGACCAGCAGGACCCGGGTGAGTTTGTCGCCGAGGCTGTGGAAGGAGACGACGCCCTTCGTCGTGCCCTTGGCCCCCTCGGAGGACCAGGCGATGCGGTCGTCGGCGATCTGCTCGGTGGTCTGCGCCTTCCAGCTGCGGTTGGACCACAGAACCTTGACCTGCCAGTCCGAGGTGGTGTCGTCGGACTTGTTGGCACTCTTGACGCCCTTGGCGAAGGTGCTGAAGTCCTGGTACTGCGTCCACTGGTCGTAGGCCGTGCGCAGCGGGACGCCGACATCGATGTGCTCCATGATGACGGTGGGCTTCTTGCCCGCGGAGCGCTTGCGCTTGCCCTTGCCGCCGCCGCCCAGGCCCTTCAGGGTGTCCATCACCTTGTCCTTGGCCCTCGAGGTTCCCAGTTCGATGGCGCTGCGCAGGGGGCTCTTGCCCTCGGCGAGTTTGCGGCCGCCGTCGAGTGCGAGCTTGGCGAAACCCGAACTGTTGCCCTCGGCGATGTCGGTGAGTTTGCCGGTCGTCTCGCCCAGCTTGCGGCCGACACCCGTCAGCAGGCGGGTGGCCTGGGCCGCGAGGTAGTCCTGCAGCTCCGCCTTGAGGTGGTCGGCGGCCTCGCTGTGGGCCAGGTCGGCAAGCGGGTTCTTCGTGCCCTCGCCCACTTTGTCGCGCGCGGCGGAAGTGGCCGATCCGAGTGTCTCGGTCATCGCTCACCGCCTCCCTTCGAGGTGCGGGTACCCCGGGACGAGGTCGTCCGCGCGGCCGCGGTCTTCTTGCCGGCCGTCTTCTTCGCCGGAGCGGTCTTCCTGTTCTTCGCCGGAGCGGTCTTCCTGGCCGGCGCCTTCTTCTCGGTCTTCTTGACGGCCTCCTTCGACGGAGCCCTCTTCGACGATGCTTTCTCCGCCGGCCGCTCGGGTGCCGGTTCCGGCTCCTCGTCGTCCGGTTCCTCGTCCGTGGCCTCCTCGTCCTCCAGGTCGTCCTCGGCACGCCTGTCGTCCTCGGTGTCCTCGTCGACCTCGGCCTCGCGGTCCGGGCGGCCCAAACCGGTCAGCTGGTCGCGCATCTCGGTGGTACGACCGTGCAGCTTGTCGGCGAGGGAGTCGAGCTGCCGCTCGACGAGTGCCCCGGAGGCCGCCTTGCCGGCACCGCGCAGATCGCCGCGCAGCTGATCCCCGAGCTCCTTGAACTGCGGGTTTTTCTGCAGCTGCGTGGACACCATGTCCGTGATCATCCGCGGCCCGAGGTTCAGCTTCTTGCCGGCCACCAGACCTCCGACGGCGACCGCCATCTTCAGCTTCTTCGTCCGTCCGAGGAGGTATCCGGCCCCTATCGCGAGGCCGAGCGCTGTCCGATTCATCGTGGTGCCGTCCCGTCCCCTGTGGCGCTGGTGTGCATCGCGGTCTCCAATCGGTCGAGGAGTTCGTCCTCCTGCCGGTCGAACTCCTCCTCGGTGATCTCTCCGGCCTCCAGCTGCTCCTCGAGCCGCGCCAGTTCGGCACGGATCGCGGCGGGGTCGTAGTAGATGCGCTCCGCCTCGCGCAGCACCTGTTGGATGACCCAGCCGCTGCCGCGCGCCGGGGCCAGCGGCAGCAGCAGCACTTCCGAGATCAGGCCCATGTCGTCACCCCATTCCGGCGTCCGCCCCACCCGCCGTGGCGCCCGCCGGTTCGGCCGGGCCGGGCTCCACGAAGCTGTACGGGGGCAGCGGGCCGTTGAGCCGCACCTCCAGGTGCGGCATGTCCTCGCGGACGCGGTCCAGTGCGGCCATGAATTCCCCGGCCGTGTCGCGCGGCACCAGGAAGGAGACGTTGGCGAGCCAGCCCGTGGACTCGGGACCCACGCTCACGGCGTCGGCCGCCGGTTCCAGGGCACGCCGCACGGCGACGCCGTCCTCGGCCTCCTGGGCCCTGACCGCCTCGGCGACCATCTCGCCGAGGCGGATCTTGTCGTCGTAACTTCCGCCGCCGGCCTGTCGGTTGGCTTCCGCGAGAGCACGGAGCTCCGGGTTGCCGGCCATCACGTGGTGGAGTACGGCCTCCTCGTCGTGATTGGCCTTGACGTTGTACTCGACCCGGCCGTCCAGCGCCCTCAGGCGCTCCTTGTAGTGCTCGGCACGCTCGGCGAGCACGGCGGTGACGGAGTCGTCGTCGGGGGCGACGCTGCCGAACCGCATCGGCAGCACACAGACGGCCGCGCCGACCTCGGCGAGCACGTTCTGGTGGGCGAGCAGTTCCCTTCGTTTGGGGCGCAGGTCCTCGGGGGCGTCACTGACGACGGCCGCCAGCTCGCCCTCCTTCAGGACCCGCACCGGACCTGCCGGGTCGCCCACACCGCTCGTGTGCTCGGGGGGGCCGGAATACGTACTCGCCGTGATGCCGTAGACGTAGGTGCTCACTCCTGCTCCTCCTTCCGGCGTGCCGAGGTGCTCTTGCGGGCCCGCGGACGGGACTCGGTCTCCCGCTCGGAGCCCTCGCCGCGTGCCTGCTGGAAGGCGTCGGAGATGGTCTCGGCGGCGCCGGACAGCGCTCCCTTGGACTTGCCGCGGGCACCGGACTCGGTGACCTGGCCGACCACGTCGGGCAGGCCCGGGCTCTTGCGGGGTCCGGCCTCCAGGTCGAGCCGGTTGCACGCCTCGGCGAAGCGCAGGTAAGTGTCGACGCTGGCGACGACGATGCGGACGTCGATCTTGAGGATCTCGATGCCGACCAGGGACACGCGCACGAATGCGTCGATGACGAGCCCCCTGTCCAGGACGAGCTCGAGCACGTCGTAGAGGCCGCTGCTGCCGCCTCCACCACCGGACTGTTGTGCCGGTACGACTGTCATGCCGGTTGTTCCTCCTTGTGTGAGTTGCCTGCCTCGCGCGCCGTGTCCGTCGTGCCGACGGGCCGGAAGGGGCCGGCCGGGCGGCCTACCGGCCGCCGGACCTGCGCGCGTCGGACCGCCCCCGCTCATAGCGGCGGACCCGCCGGTAGCCGGTGAGCTCTCCGTCGGGCCCCAGCTCCACCTGGTAACTCGCCATCAGGCTCATCGTGTCGGGCACACGCTCGAGCTCGAGGACCTCGACCTCCAGCGCCCAGCCCTCCTCCGTCTGCTCGAAGGACGACACGGACTCGGCTTCCATACCGGTGAGCTCCGCGAGCTGCCCGCGCGCCTGGCGCAGTACCTCCATGGGGCTCGGCCGTTTGGTCGCTCTGGTGTTTTCCGCAGACTTGCGGGGTGCGTGAGCCTCCTGTGGTTCCTGTGAACCTCTGGAGTCTCCGGTGTTCCTTGCGTTCGTCATGAGCGCCTCCTCCTCCGTGTGGCCACAAGTCCCTTCACCAAACCTCCGGAGGCTCAACCGATTGCCGCGGTCACGCTCCGTGTCCGGTCGTCCGGCCGGGCCGGGCCGCCCCGCAGTGCGGCCAGCCGCCGGCGGGCCGGCCCCAGGGCGCGGCCCCGGCGCGGCAGACCGGCCCAGGGGTCGGTCCGCAGCTGTTCGACGGCGTCGGCGACGGTCCAGCGGCGGGCGTGCAGCTTCGGATCGTCCAGCTGGTCCCAGGAGACGGGGGCCGCGACGGGGGCGCCGGGCAGGGCCCGGACGGAGCCGGGCGCGACCGCGGTCTGCGCGTAGGCGTTGCGCTGCACGTCCAGGTAGAGCCGGTCGCCGCGCTCCTTCTTGCGCGCGGCGGTGGTGAGCCGGTCGGGGTGGGCGTCGGCGAGGGTGTCGGCGACCTCGCGGGCGAAGGCGCGCACGTCGTCGAACGCGTCGTCACCGTTCAGCGGCACGATCACATGGAGGCCCCGGGAGCCGGTGGTCATCAGCGCCGTGGGCAGCTTCAGCTCGTCCAGCAGCTCCCCCAGCAGCCGCGCCGCCTCCCGCACCGTCCCGAAGTCGTCCTCGGCGGGATCGAGGTCGAAGACCAGCCGGTCCGGACGGTTGATCCGTCCGATCGGGGCGGCCCGGGAGAGCCAGCGGTGGAAGGTGATGCTCGCCTGGTCGACGAGGTACAGCAGGGTCGCCGTGTCGTCGCACACGGTGTGGCACACCGTGCCGCCCTCCTTGGCGACCGCGACGCGGGTGATCCATTCCGGGTAGCTCTCGGGGGTGTTCTTCTGCATGAACGTGGGCCCGTCGAGGCCGTCCGGGCGCCGGTCCAGCATCAGCGGGCGGCCCCGCAGGTGCGGCAGCATGAACGGGGCGGCGGCCCGGTGGTAGTCGACGAGGTCGCCCTTGGTGTACTCCTCGGCGCCCTCACCGCCGGGAAAGAGCACCTTCCCCGGCCGACGGATCCGCACGGTGCGACGGCCGGCCCGTACCGGCCGCACCCCCTCGGCGTCGCTCACGGCGTGATCCTCTCCTCCGTCCCGTCGCTCACGGCACGATCGCCCCCTCCACCAGCAGCCGCCCGGCCACCGCGATCGACTCGGCGTCGATGCCCGCGGCGCGCAACTGCTCCTCGGGGGAGGCCGACCCCGGCATGTCGCGGACGGCGAGCCGCACCAGGCGCGGGACGGGCCGCCCGTCGGTGAAGGCGTCGAGGACCGCGTCCCCGAGCCCGCCCTCCGGGTGGTGGTCCTCCACCGTCACCAGACAGCCGGTCTCCTCCGCCGCCCGGCGCAGCGTGTCCCGGTCGACGGGCTTGACCGAGTACAGGTCGATCACCCGTACCGCGATGCCCTCGCCCGCCAGGGCGTCCGCGGCGGCCAGGGCCTCGGGCACCGTGACGCCCGCCGCGAGCAGGGTCAGCCGGTCCTCGGCCGAGGAGCGCAGCACCTTGCTGCCGCCGACCGGGAACTCCTCGTCGGGGCCGTAGAGGACGGGGCCCTCGCCGCGCGAGGTGCGCAGGTAGCGGATGCCGTCGAGGTCCGCCATGGTGGCGACCAGGCGTGCGGTCTGGTTGGCGTCGCAGGGGTACAGCACGGTCGAGCCGTGCACCGCCCGCATCATCGCCAGGTCCTCGAGACCCATCTGGCTGGGCCCGTCCTGGCCGATGGCGACACCGGCGTGCGAGCCGACCAGGTTGATGCCGGAACCGCTGATCGACGCCATGCGGATGAAGTCGTGGGCGCGGGTGAGGAAGGCGGCGAACGTGGCCGCGTACGGCACCCAGCCGCGTGTCGCCACGCCGACCGCCGCGGCGACCAGCTGCTGCTCGGCGATGTAGCACTCGACATAGCGTTCGGGGTGCTCCTTGGCGAAGAACTCCGCACGGGTGGAGTCGCCGACCTCACCGTCCAGGGCCACGATGTCGCCGCGCACGGTACCGAGGGCGGCCAGCGCCTCGCCGAAGGCGTTGCGCGTCGCCACCTCCTCGCCCTTGTCCCACCGGGGCGGATCGGCCTGTCCGGTGTGCACGGCGTGCAGCGCGCGGGCGTCGGCCGGCTCCCGCACCCTCAGCCGCAGGTCGCGCGGGCCGCCGAGTTCGGCGATCGCCTCGTCGGCCTCGGGCAGCGGTTTGCCGTGCAGGCCCTCGCGGTCCTGGACGGACGCGACCCCCTTGCCCTTGAGGGTGCGGGCGAGGATCACGGTCGGCTGCCCCCTGGTGGAGGCCGCCTCGCCGTAGGCGCGGTCGACGGCGTCGATGTCGTGGCCGTCCACCTCCACCGTGTGCCAGCCGAAGGCCGCGAAGCGGCGGGCGTAGGCGTCGAGGTCGTGACCGTGCCGGGTGGGGCCGC contains these protein-coding regions:
- a CDS encoding ABC-F family ATP-binding cassette domain-containing protein, producing the protein MGHLEAAYLEYHLPDGRPLLGDVSFRVGEGAVTALVGPNGAGKTTLLRLLAGELKPHGGSVTVSGGLGVMRQFVGSVRDGTTVRDLLVSVATPRIREAARTVDKAEHALHVAGDESAQMRYAQALADWAEARGYEAETLWDMCTTAALGIPYDKAQQRQVRTLSGGEQKRLVLEALLRGTDEVLLLDEPDNYLDVPGKRWLEEQLEQTRKTVLLVSHDRELLARTARRIVSLEPSPTGADAWVHGGGFATYHDARRERFARFEELRRRWDEKHAQLKKLVLNLRQAASVSPDMASRYRAAQTRLRKFEEAGPPPEPPREQDIRMRLKGGRTGVRAVTCEQLELTGLMKPFDLEVFYGERVAVLGSNGSGKSHFLRLLAGDDVAHTGGWRLGARVVPGHFAQTHAHPELEGRTLLDVLWKEHAQDRGAAMSRLRRYELTGQAEQTFDRLSGGQQARFQILLLELQGVTALLLDEPTDNLDLESAEALQEGLEAFEGTVLAVTHDRWFARSFDRYLVFGGDGRVREAPEPVWDERRVERAR
- a CDS encoding gas vesicle protein produces the protein MTVVERREIALVDLLDRLLAGGVVITGDITLRIADVDLVRIDLNALISSVNANVPSPFEESR
- a CDS encoding GvpL/GvpF family gas vesicle protein, yielding MSTYVYGITASTYSGPPEHTSGVGDPAGPVRVLKEGELAAVVSDAPEDLRPKRRELLAHQNVLAEVGAAVCVLPMRFGSVAPDDDSVTAVLAERAEHYKERLRALDGRVEYNVKANHDEEAVLHHVMAGNPELRALAEANRQAGGGSYDDKIRLGEMVAEAVRAQEAEDGVAVRRALEPAADAVSVGPESTGWLANVSFLVPRDTAGEFMAALDRVREDMPHLEVRLNGPLPPYSFVEPGPAEPAGATAGGADAGMG
- a CDS encoding DNA primase, producing the protein MNRTALGLAIGAGYLLGRTKKLKMAVAVGGLVAGKKLNLGPRMITDMVSTQLQKNPQFKELGDQLRGDLRGAGKAASGALVERQLDSLADKLHGRTTEMRDQLTGLGRPDREAEVDEDTEDDRRAEDDLEDEEATDEEPDDEEPEPAPERPAEKASSKRAPSKEAVKKTEKKAPARKTAPAKNRKTAPAKKTAGKKTAAARTTSSRGTRTSKGGGER
- a CDS encoding SRPBCC family protein → MTETLGSATSAARDKVGEGTKNPLADLAHSEAADHLKAELQDYLAAQATRLLTGVGRKLGETTGKLTDIAEGNSSGFAKLALDGGRKLAEGKSPLRSAIELGTSRAKDKVMDTLKGLGGGGKGKRKRSAGKKPTVIMEHIDVGVPLRTAYDQWTQYQDFSTFAKGVKSANKSDDTTSDWQVKVLWSNRSWKAQTTEQIADDRIAWSSEGAKGTTKGVVSFHSLGDKLTRVLLVIEYYPSGFFEKTGNIWRAQGRRARLDLKNFARFITFKGEAEDSWRGEIQDGEVVRSHEDAIAEEEEEQSPPGDEEPEGEDAEGAEEAEGTEDAEGEYDEEEEADEAADEEPAEGGYEEEDEDAYEEEDEGADEDEDEDEAEDEYEPEDEPEYAEGGSRR
- a CDS encoding gas vesicle protein K, producing MEPDTVERDLVKLVLTVVELLRQLMERQAVRRFDEGDLTEEQEERIGLTLMLLEERMTELRDRYGLRPEDLNLDLGPLGPLLPRD
- a CDS encoding gas vesicle protein, coding for MTTPRRLPEPYGQGGGANLADILERVLDKGIVIAGDIRINLLDIELLTIKLRLVVASVDKAKEMGIDWWETDPALSSRARRSELARENAELRERLAELEGDRPLAAGRSSDTDRPLEAGRRRGTDRPQETGRHRETDRPQEEGP
- a CDS encoding DUF2795 domain-containing protein, which translates into the protein MQRGSDRLSVHRDDEMKHELQGLLRSGHPTRTEEWNDPEPFAEDDPAVAHGPVTPNRGPTSLESVRLELARLLSRGAFPAGPRELMRTLDRRYAPDTLVEALGRLPRQARYDSLQELAEALTRPQETSSP
- a CDS encoding hydrophobic protein; this translates as MVPILLVLLLALVLFGAGFAVKVLWWIALAVLVVWLLGFFMRSTSASGGRGRWYKW
- a CDS encoding gas vesicle protein GvpG; this encodes MGLISEVLLLPLAPARGSGWVIQQVLREAERIYYDPAAIRAELARLEEQLEAGEITEEEFDRQEDELLDRLETAMHTSATGDGTAPR
- a CDS encoding DUF6158 family protein, which encodes MAGVEPNRLDDQQLMKELENIHRTRHDTLLHGSDDALRVHNDRMAQLEGEYLRRHPRRPVAAGRTRAGARERSGADRATPVDPGT
- a CDS encoding type 1 glutamine amidotransferase domain-containing protein, yielding MRIAFLVATEGVEQVELTEPWEAALGAGHEPVLVSTRPGEIQAFDHLDKADTFPVQEVVGDTSADSFGGLVLPGGVANPDLLRTDEKAVAFVRDFFGQGRPVAAICHAPWTLIEADVVRGRELTSWPSLRTDLRNAGATWVDEQVKICDHESAKLVTSRKPDDLEAFCEAYLKVFAAEAA
- a CDS encoding methyltransferase domain-containing protein, giving the protein MPPSRETAVYTHGHHESVLRSHTWRTAANSAAYLLGVLTPGMRILDVGCGPGTITADLAGLVPDGHVTGLDRAPGILEQAGATAAGRGLTNTAFAVGDVHALDFPDDTFSVVHAHQVLQHVGDPVRALREMMRVTRPGGFVAVRDADYAAMTWYPLSPGLDDWLDLYRRVARANGGEPDAGRRLKSWALTAGFTDITATSATWTYSTAEERAWWSSLWADRTVASDYAERATGQGHATGGQLRAAAAAWREWGTREDGWFSVLHGEILCRKDA
- a CDS encoding GvpL/GvpF family gas vesicle protein — translated: MTGLRYVYAICRPFGTPLQAQLTGVAGDPPRLLPHHGLVAVVSHVPEADFAEEPLHEHLEDLDWLTEVARAHQGVIDALTTVTTPLPLRLGTVFRDDSGVRTMMEAREEGFLRTLDRLDGRVEWGVKVFIEAERPADTAAPPAQKPTSGRDYLRQRRMATKSHDDLWQQAEAFSTRLHETLSGCAEDSRLHAPQNPTLSGASGRNVLNAAYLVPRAESEKFVERVERTKDGTPGIRVELTGPWAAYSFAGEESAGEESAEGERP